One Drosophila subpulchrella strain 33 F10 #4 breed RU33 chromosome 2R, RU_Dsub_v1.1 Primary Assembly, whole genome shotgun sequence genomic window, AATTAATTGTCTTTGGGAAATGTTTTTACGTTGTATTGAATTCGGGATAAAGAATTAAATGGTCATATCAAAACTATTGTATTTAGTTTTCTGTTAAGCAATAtgataaaacaaattaaacttTGTCTTTTCGATGGGATAAATTTTAGAAGCCTATACAAAATGTATCTCAGACAGCATCTTTTAAAATGTTCCAATTTCGACAATAAAGAATCAGCTATGAGACATTTTgtatcaataaatttaataaataaattgtgaATTCTCAAGCTGCTCaacgatttttatttgtttttgacttaAACAATAATGAAACGAATTTGATTTAGATATTTCAAACGCAAAGAATGAACTAATGATAAGCTTTTGTTAGGCTTAAATCTTAAAATCTTGCAGGGCAGTGTAAATTTTTGACATTTGGGCGGATGAGCAAAAGCTTATTTAAAGCTTCAAGAGATGTTGATAGGTTCGAGTCAACTAAAGATTGATGGGTTATCTGATTCATTGAGTTATTTGCCTACTCTTGTTTGCATAGTACTGTTTATTTTGTAGTTTTGCTGACTGATCTTGGAAAAAAACACGAAATGTTTTGAAAGATCAGTCATCTATTGGCAGGCTTGACAATGAGGTCGTTTTTGCTCGCGATTCTGCTGGTATTTGGACGAAGTTCGGCACAACTTGTAATCGGAGATGGCTCACCATTAGGTGCGTATAATAGAGGCCATCTAGGAAGTTACCACCAAGGAGGTCTAGATATCGGAGAACATACTGGAGGTCCCCTTGGACCTGGAGATCCAGAATCCGTCCCAGAACTCATTTCTGGATCTAATAGTGGAGGTCCTTTTGTCATTAAGCCTCCTCAAAAAACTAAATGGGTCAGAGAAAAAGGAGGTAGACTGATTGAAGTCCCTAACCATCAACAAGGAGGTTTAATTTCCGGCGGATTTGGTGGAGGTCCCTTTGGTAATGGAGATCCAGAGTCCGTCCCAGAACTTATTTCTGGATCTAATAGTGGAGGTCCTTTTGCCATTAAGCCTCCTCAAAAAACTAACTGGATCAGAGAAAAAGGAGGTAGACTGGTTGAAGTCCTTAACCATCCACAAGGAGGTTTAATTTCCGAAGGACCCAGTGGAGGACCCTTGGGAAGTACAGGAACTGGATATCCATTATCCACCCAGGAACTCATAACTAAAAATCAAATTCGGAAACTTCAGAAGCAATTAATGGAACTGCTTCTTGAGCAATAGCtcaattaaaattgaattcaAAGGGGGGAAAACCTTATCgaataaattcaaataaattaaatcaatCATTTAAAACTTTGTTTTATTTGCAGACTAatcaattcaattaaaataatgGTTGAAAGCCTCAAGCACCAGAAGCTTAAGTAGCACATTAAGTGCTCTCCACCTGAGGCTTATAAAAAAGTGTGTGTGTTCAGTTTGCATGGAAGGTAAAAgaaactatatatttttttcccacTTGGCGCATTAAGTTGTCGTCAGAAGTCATTTTAGCGCCTGCCATGTGAAAAGCGTTGGCCaatgtgtgtgtatatggGCGTTAAATGAAGCATGTGCCGGTGTCCGTGTGATGGGGCGATGCAGGTGGGTGGTGCAGGTAGGTGGTGCAGGTGGGTGGTGGGGCAagtgcaactgcaactgccaCAATCTTGCCGCTAGCTGGCAGTTTGCGCCAAGCGAAATGAGAAAATGAGAGCAGAACTGTTCGCAAATGTTGCTGACAGCGTCACTTAGTCCGCTACCTTCATGCCACAGATATATGCACACAAGCCCACCTGTATATAAAGCAaacacatatgtatatatatatatacaagaggatatataaatataaaatacatatgtatggtTGCGAAAAAGTGCAAAAGTGCTTTACGAGCACCTCACCGCATAAATGCTTAATGCACTGCAAATGAGTTGTGACAAATGGCCTGACCAggcatataataatatatttagtGTTCCATATACCAGGAATTTGCCGACTGCCCAGCCCCACACTCAAGTACATTATATAATTTTCTAATTCCTCGGGTTCTGTTCACACTCAACTTTCTCGGTTTTCGATTTTCGGCTGAAAGCGGTCAGCAAGCCAGGTCAAGCGCAAGGCAGAGTAAACTAACACAAAACAGTCGGCCTCAGGAGCGGATCGGGAATGTTAAGGGTATCAGACTGaactttatttaaaacaagagAAGTATACCtatttacaaaaaatattctCATAAGAGATATGTTAGATATTATAAGAAAAGGTTAAAATATCTTAGAGATACATAAGGT contains:
- the LOC119550198 gene encoding uncharacterized protein LOC119550198, which gives rise to MRSFLLAILLVFGRSSAQLVIGDGSPLGAYNRGHLGSYHQGGLDIGEHTGGPLGPGDPESVPELISGSNSGGPFVIKPPQKTKWVREKGGRLIEVPNHQQGGLISGGFGGGPFGNGDPESVPELISGSNSGGPFAIKPPQKTNWIREKGGRLVEVLNHPQGGLISEGPSGGPLGSTGTGYPLSTQELITKNQIRKLQKQLMELLLEQ